From Plasmodium knowlesi strain H genome assembly, chromosome: 6, one genomic window encodes:
- a CDS encoding ribosome biogenesis protein RPF2, putative: MEEEQNKEEIIHQLEEGKAKTRKGNLILKKRKGELHESSKNCLFISSNKRTEELKNFMHDLYNLHKPFTCYMPKVHPQLADIQTKLNEVVDLCVHNNCSFFFSVFSTKKKPSRFIMGRLYNNKLFDFYVFTLLSYIPMKMFPQAKDILFDTKPIVLIQGSYFDETDVRKNIRNVLFDFFKHRNVDSVSTSSIQRLIVISALTEGTNSNQVLSFRQYLLKKEHLWHPQTSSEPLPPLEEIGPRFNFVIDNSQIANYHLFEEATKNVDQLLKKKSKKKKIKNVQVDEMGNSIKRVYVQKQSFGKLHTKHSKLHNRAKKAGRRTQPSEGKNANATSQAF; this comes from the coding sequence ATGGAGGAGGAGCaaaacaaggaagaaattatccATCAgttggaggaaggaaaagcaaaGACAAGAAAAGGTAATTTGATTTTGAAGAAGCGAAAGGGAGAGTTGCACGAGTCTTCCAAAAATTGTTTATTCATTTCTAGTAACAAGAGGACGGAGGAATTGAAGAACTTCATGCACGATCTCTATAACCTGCACAAACCTTTCACATGCTACATGCCTAAAGTGCACCCACAATTGGCGGATATACAAACGAAGCTTAATGAGGTGGTGgatttatgtgtacataacaactgttccttttttttttccgttttttccacaaaaaaaaagccatcCAGATTTATTATGGGAAGACTGTACAACAACAAGTTGTTTGATTTTTATGTCTTTACTTTGCTATCCTATATTCCTATGAAAATGTTTCCACAGGCAAAAGATATCCTTTTTGACACCAAGCCGATTGTCCTGATTCAGGGTTCATACTTTGACGAGACTGACGTTAGGAAGAATATACGAAATGTCCTCTTCGATTTTTTCAAGCACAGAAACGTAGACTCCGTGAGCACTTCCTCTATTCAGCGCCTTATCGTCATTAGCGCTCTCACAGAGGGTACCAACTCCAACCAGGTACTCTCCTTCCGACAGTACCTACTCAAAAAGGAACACTTGTGGCATCCGCAGACAAGTAGTGagccccttccccccttggaGGAAATCGGACCACGCTTCAACTTTGTTATCGACAACTCCCAAATTGCAAACTACCACCTATTCGAAGAGGCAACCAAAAACGTGGACCAATtgttaaagaagaaaagcaagaaaaagaaaataaagaacgtTCAAGTGGATGAAATGGGAAACTCCATCAAGCGGGTATATGTACAGAAGCAAAGCTTTGGAAAGTTGCATACGAAACATAGCAAGCTTCACAATCGAGCGAAGAAAGCGGGTCGCAGGACCCAACCgagtgaagggaaaaatgcaaatgccACATCCCAAGCGTTTTAA
- a CDS encoding rRNA-processing protein EBP2, putative — MKVLPVKVDQMGKKKEKKVRRNNNGENVLVKKKKKNGTETLLKKKARTSAKEDAVRKILKKLKRMGSLGEEKPTKKGGEARKKSQKELSKLRKITPKGSLLRKGASKRNLLKKDNRRSMLETDPDDYAEAKRLAQNKTLLAKKRKEIMIKVTPSDGNNEWLEKLDLTCSQNIYLKKMKLFGHCEVRENEFLKLTHENVVEGLKKLQDLHISFNRPYDFLADMVKSDLHMEKVREKIVKDHERVEEREKNKIKRMNKKFNKKSGSAKVASQMEAIEKKKNLQKIDQLRKEDKLKTLNVQEFFLKHSKSDEEKGRRGGNKKSDRKGNKQSDRKGNKQSDRKGNNQSDRKVATKKDDQKVKTKKDRKENIKSNRKGKARFKTKKRIMKNKKNKGRKNFKRR, encoded by the coding sequence atgaaggtacTCCCAGTGAAGGTAGACCAGatggggaagaagaaggagaagaaggtcCGCCGGAATAACAACGGTGAAAATGTTcttgtgaaaaagaaaaaaaaaaacggtacAGAAACTCTACTGAAAAAGAAGGCACGCACATCTGCGAAGGAGGACGCCGTGAGGAAGATTCTAAAAAAGTTGAAGAGGATGGGTTCCCTGGGGGAAGAGAAACCGACCAAGAAGGGGGGAGAGGCAAGGAAGAAATCCCAAAAGGAATTAAGCAAGTTAAGGAAGATTACCCCGAAAGGGAGTCTTTTGAGGAAGGGTGCCTCGAAGAGGAATTTGTTGAAGAAGGACAACCGCAGGTCGATGCTCGAGACAGACCCGGATGACTATGCTGAAGCGAAAAGGTTGGCCCAAAACAAAACCCTGCTCGcaaaaaagcgaaaagaaATAATGATTAAGGTTACCCCCAGTGATGGCAACAACGAATGGCTGGAAAAGTTGGACCTGACCTGCTCACAAAAtatttacttaaaaaaaatgaaattgttCGGACACTGCGAAGTGagagaaaatgaatttttgAAGCTCACACATGAAAACGTAGTGGAGGGTCTGAAGAAGCTCCAAGATCTACACATCTCCTTTAACAGGCCATACGACTTTTTGGCAGACATGGTTAAAAGTGATTTGCACATGGAGAAAGttagggaaaaaattgtgaaggaTCATGAGCGGgtagaagaaagagaaaaaaataaaataaaaagaatgaataaaaaatttaataaaaaaagtggctcTGCAAAAGTAGCTAGCCAAATGGAAgctatagagaaaaaaaaaaatttgcagaaGATTGACCAGCTGCGGAAAGAAGATAAACTTAAGACGCTCAACGTGCAGGAGTTTTTTCTCAAGCACTCCAAGTCGGACGAAGAGAAGGGCCGCCGGGGGGGGAACAAGAAGAGCGACCGAAAGGGAAACAAACAAAGTGACAGAAAGGGGAACAAACAAAGTGACAGAAAGGGGAACAATCAAAGTGACAGAAAGGTGGCTACAAAGAAGGACGACCAAAAggtgaaaacaaaaaaagaccGAAAGGAGAACATAAAAAGCAACCGAAAGGGTAAGGCACGCTTCAAGACGAAAAAGCGAATtatgaagaacaaaaaaaataaaggcagGAAGAATTTCAAGAGACGTTAG
- a CDS encoding protoporphyrinogen oxidase, putative — MSAQEGGAEGDEPGMAVEPGEANAPCGVSTPIRPEEDPPDEQQTYDVIIIGGGLFSCCLHYFLKKKKPDIRILILEKEQTLGGYIKTECLEHQGKKFLCELGPNIFKTSDESYQLLKELNLLSHVRVLNKNLLRYVYSGGKLHPLRLSIWGYFAFPLISAINKVKLIYKILFKRYKKLTAYDEDISVEGYMRENFDLQHFNFLLLPLIYGSCGGMGNISAISFFSRNLKLFDNKLNKLRVWQERMEHQRACQPPVWGRVSAVDSLRGGDVDSAAPLPNEEEPPNLQKHISINQQHSYAQGMNQKHDSSSCFNNVLYRLDTSTGDTIAGDLIGESNTISETTGDHSSGSHQNNNPVNDKFTTKHHAGMDTKKGQCDFEHTPFVKRIYEKCKCAILDAMLLFIPQLAKVGSIEYEQQQKKKILGKTISLKYGMYEIIDQLKKNINEKYVWTNEEVDFVEKHNEDTWVCTIKRKHASKTSCIYGRNIILTVNSKICANIMRKILPPEMKANLVNVQYTSIISVTVYYHKKDIILPPNCFGFLSADKTNHILGCFYTSNMFKERCNDDSIVVLTLYMGGKNNPNDVYMEEKDIIKIISEELTNIFHVENNAQPVILKMKKWFDSIPFYSLNYERNLKRFLNELNNPQYRNLFVDSGWITGTSISDRIASARDLSEFMASSVFTMKTQCANPVLA, encoded by the coding sequence ATGAGTGCGCAAGAAGGAGGAGCAGAGGGGGATGAACCTGGCATGGCAGTGGAGCCAGGCGAGGCAAATGCGCCATGTGGGGTAAGCACTCCTATAAGGCCAGAGGAGGATCCTCCAGACGAGCAACAGACATACGATGTCATCATCATAGGAGGGGGCCTCTTCAGTTGTTGCCTGCACTATTttctaaagaaaaaaaaaccagACATAAGAATCTTGATATTggaaaaggagcaaacaCTTGGAGGTTATATAAAAACAGAATGCCTAGAACACCAAGGGAAGAAATTCCTCTGCGAGTTGGGcccaaatatttttaaaacatctGACGAGAGTTATCAGCTGTTAAAAGAATTAAACCTGTTATCACACGTAAGGGTGCTAAATAAAAATCTACTAAGGTACGTATACTCAGGTGGAAAACTACACCCCCTCCGTCTAAGTATTTGGGGTTACTTTGCTTTCCCCCTTATAAGTGCTATCAATAAAGTGAAACTAATATATAAGATTCTATTCAAGAGGTACAAAAAATTGACAGCCTACGATGAGGACATTAGTGTTGAAGGATACATGAGGGAGAATTTCGATTTACAACATTTCAACTTTTTGTTACTACCTCTGATTTATGGATCCTGTGGGGGCATGGGCAACATTTCAGccatctcctttttttcgcgcAACCTCAAATTGTTCGATAATAAACTGAACAAGTTACGCGTCTGGCAGGAGCGCATGGAGCACCAGCGCGCATGCCAACCGCCCGTGTGGGGGAGAGTATCTGCAGTGGATAGCCTAAGGGGAGGTGACGTTGACTCAGCCGCTCCTCTCCCCAACGAAGAAGAACCGCCAAACTTACAGAAACACATATCCATAAACCAACAACACTCCTATGCGCAAGGAATGAATCAGAAGCACGACTCCTCCTCCTGCTTCAACAACGTGTTGTACAGACTGGACACATCCACCGGGGATACCATCGCGGGGGACTTAATTGGCGAGTCGAACACAATAAGCGAAACGACCGGCGACCACTCGAGTGGTAGTCACCAGAATAACAACCCAGTGAATGACAAATTCACAACTAAACACCACGCAGGGATGGACACCAAGAAGGGTCAGTGTGATTTCGAGCACACACCCTTCGTAAAGCGAATCTATGAAAAGTGCAAATGCGCCATCCTGGACGCCATGCTGTTGTTCATTCCCCAGCTAGCCAAAGTGGGCTCCATAGAATATgagcaacaacaaaaaaaaaaaatcttagGAAAAACCATATCCCTGAAATATGGCATGTACGAAATAATTGAccaactgaaaaaaaatataaatgaaaaatatgtgtgGACAAATGAAGAAGTAGATTTTGTTGAGAAGCACAACGAAGATACTTGGGTGTGCACCATCAAGAGAAAACATGCAAGCAAAACCTCTTGTATATACGGGAGAAATATCATCCTTACAGTGAACTCCAAAATATGCGCCAATATCATGCGCAAAATCTTGCCTCCAGAAATGAAGGCCAATCTTGTAAATGTGCAATACACAAGTATCATCAGCGTTACAGTGTATTACCATAAGAAGGATATAATTCTACCGCCAAACTGTTTTGGATTTTTGTCCGCGGATAAGACGAATCACATTCTGGGGTGCTTCTACACGAGCAACATGTTCAAGGAAAGATGCAATGACGACAGCATTGTTGTATTGACCCTCTACATGGGGGGGAAGAACAACCCTAATGATGTATACATGGAGGAGAAAGATATAATCAAAATAATCTCGGAGGAATTgacaaatatatttcatgTAGAGAACAATGCCCAACCTGTTATCCTCAAGATGAAAAAGTGGTTTGACTCTATCCCCTTCTATTCACTCAACTACGAGAGGAATTTGAAACGTTTTCTGAACGAGCTGAACAACCCTCAGTACCGGAACTTATTTGTCGATTCGGGTTGGATTACGGGGACATCCATTTCTGACAGGATTGCTTCGGCGAGGGACTTGTCGGAGTTTATGGCTTCCAGCGTCTTCACTATGAAGACGCAATGCGCCAATCCGGTGTTGGCATAA
- a CDS encoding methyltransferase, putative, producing the protein MNFVKVSLDSYPVKYYNRTHKVTNTLRLKGIGLLTWLEEDIKHFFKKLDLTFMVYLIHQQNIVYVEFYKKKDCSYVFNLLNHNPPKGQQERKTNIQAEYVNVRYDIKEDFPTVYSRDFSGLVKGIPTKEDITETHNESEFNSPDGGGDVSIHRDAIGEDFSEEVIRMYGQEQWLKYTKNDEINVCHYFCRSTPNKIYKSYCIPDPHLFFSPKCLDRIGVLLDGRQPNQISILKCHVNKAVEYVIESRHIFQDEIAFLVMKNDLPMSFLDIRNETKTNLIVAKNTLIKIKGRRRYELIFGIPKKKTIPLEGETMRRNDSYLIIFRFIDEPSVKKMLTQKHRNQKVKDEPQEKSCVSVDVGKYDSDNIERTYVQEVYNKIAQHFCYTRYKSWNNVENIINEEQEGNLIMDVGCGNGKNVQVSSKYFFIGLDFSWHLLKLAQKKWNSDLFLANCISIPLRSNIADLCISIAVIHHIGTHEKRRNAVAEMVRCTKVGGRVLIYVWAYEQKANVVGNRKFDSQDIFVPWYLQPQHTLEGSEDGKEVESPEREVLHPAKKDLEKLQRYYHVFRKEELHDLCLSISGVRIEDFFFDNNNWAILLRKVA; encoded by the exons ATGAATTTTGTGAAGGTGTCCCTCGATTCTTATCCTGTGAA GTACTACAACCGGACGCATAAAGTTACGAACACGCTGAGGCTAAAGGGGATAGGGTTGTTAACCTGGCTGGAAGAGGACATTAAGCATTTCTTTAAGAAGTTGGACTTGACATTTATGGTTTATTTGATACACCAACAGAATATTGTCTACGTGGAGTTTTACAAAAAGAAGGACTGCTCCTATGTCTTCAACCTCTTGAACCAC AACCCTCCCAAAGGACAACAGGAACGTAAAACGAACATCCAGGCGGAGTATGTAAATGTGCGGTATGACATTAAGGAGGATTTTCCCACGGTCTATTCGAGGGATTTTTCTGGCCTGGTAAAAGGCATTCCTACCAAGGAAGATATAACGGAGACCCACAATGAGAGCGAATTCAACAGTCCAGACGGAGGGGGCGATGTTTCTATCCATAGGGACGCTATCGGTGAAGATTTCTCCGAAGAGGTAATTCGGATGTACGGGCAGGAACAGTGGCTGAAGTATACGAAAAACGACG AGATCAACGTGTGCCACTACTTCTGCCGGAGCACGCCGAACAAAATCTACAAATCCTACTGCATCCCGGATCCGCACCTGTTCTTCTCTCCGAAGTGTCTGGACCGCATAGGGGTTCTTCTTGATGGACGCCAACCGAACCAGATTTCCATTCTCAAATGTCACGTGAATAAGGCCGTCGAGTATGTCATCGAGTCGAGACATATTTTCCAG GACGAAATAGCCTTCCTAGTTATGAAGAACGACCTGCCTATGTCTTTCCTGGACATTCGAAATG AAACCAAAACGAATCTCATTGTTGCGAAAAACACCCTCATTAAgataaagggaagaaggagatACGAACTAATTTTTGGAATCCCTAAGAAGAAAACGATTCCATTGGAGGGAGAG ACCATGCGCCGAAATGACAGCTACCTAATTATCTTCCGCTTCATTGATGAACCCAGCGTGAAGAAAATGCTAACGCAGAAGCACAGAAACCAGAAGGTTAAGGATGAACCACAGGAGAAAAGTTGTGTCTCGGTAGATGTTGGAAAATACGACTCCGACAACATTGAGAGGACCTATGTCCAGGAGGTGTATAACAAAATAGCTCAACATTTTTGCTACACCAG ATACAAATCTTGGAACAACGTAGAAAACATTATCAACGAGGAGCAGGAGGGAAACCTCATCATGGACGTTGGATGTGGAAACGGAAAGAACGTACAGGTCTCATCCAAGTACTTTTTCATTGGTCTAGATTTCAGTTGGCACCTTTTGAAGCTTGCTCAGAAAAAGTGGAATTCCGATTTGTTCCTGGCCAACTGTATCAGCATACCTCTTCGATCAA ACATAGCCGACCTGTGCATTTCCATCGCGGTCATCCATCATATCGGCACACACGAAAAACG acgGAATGCAGTGGCTGAGATGGTCCGATGTACGAAGGTTGGGGGAAGGGTTCTGATATACGTCTG GGCCTACGAGCAGAAGGCGAACGTCGTCGGAAACCGCAAGTTCGATTCCCAGGACA TTTTTGTTCCCTGGTACCTTCAGCCGCAGCACACCTTGGAAGGCAGTGAAGACGGGAAAGAAGTAGAATCACCCGAAAGGGAAGTTCTGCATCCAGCCAAAAAAG ATCTGGAAAAGCTACAGAGATACTATCACGTCTTTAGGAAGGAGGAGCTCCATGACTTGTGTTTAAGCATCAGTGGGGTCCGCATCGaagatttcttttttgacaATAATAATTGGGCCATCCTTCTAAGAAAAGTTGCTTGA
- a CDS encoding partial CSTF domain-containing protein, putative, protein MTESSCASDYFVSNLPYDVTEEELKDFLKPACEVTYCRLKKTRLGIKSCHGYIRFGGNLSDVAAYARRERLKGKQLRIELVENENEDVLGHVTDDSLDDTLDDTLDDATGGKDRDGFPPWEQSARDARHANNTGSSKQQMDEQAQRRNKWNSKKVNEKVEIINEKGMITKQGHAILSNMHMYDVVRLVQKMQELVRLSPQTAIKILSNNKTLSYSLIHALFLLGILNVEINPLSDEDITRMKFHALKSKFQFLCVNSEVDADADADGGGNVGSNVGADPLLGQHYHRGSIGSHDADGVASDWRDVERRGSDLGEVSEAGNPPWGVQNYSYEENGRRQVYERGGRVNAIKMETTSALKHIRGKSQPVGNRKNAPRGLYSTNQGSAYGGNNNSYNSLSHVDVPSDEGQSGYPVDRDSAFGEMERESVKGEGQMGRSNLYGTVGSAYHSRHQLPLLTLSMNNRRGNTGGYPLQGSYANKHIIKGGKLKSKNKQNSKQNSKQNSKQNIKQNSKQKNKQKNKARNSTNMMPLGNKGISGGNVFSVGGNRPLDYDNNSMQGNPNPYDYGGELPSGRNSGLYGMRGHVDTKTDKESYYGNYYASDDVAGKHGGGPDPLDTQISYSGEVSNVRMKSYEGNSQRKINRPEGYSANRRNDSISNREGNDGTYQSDRSALGAVDMRKNQGGNLTRDEPIGGQSTTSSQYRRGIPRIGHSQVDSETARKHSYMSDQQGESAAEDKHLEFGKRLIQKINTTNIQRRGIKLIDRNRASEKTNEENNVIKVKNVDLYNKVEKTHENVLSNSLKILLKKVNLSLKDIPYAEDDLVKEVINEKPILENLLISKYSDMANWNPDQILRVLSIRKSLKRRGYNVNGVI, encoded by the exons ATGACGGAGAGCTCCTGCGCGAGTGATTATTTCG tTTCCAACTTGCCTTACGATGTCACTGAGGAAGAGCTAAaggattttttaaaaccgGCCTGTGAGGTTACCTACTGCAg ATTGAAGAAGACAAGGCTCGGTATTAAGAGTTGTCACGGGTATATACGGTTCGGGGGCAATCTGAGCGATGTAGCAGCGTACGCGCGAAGGGAGAGACTCAAGGGTAAGCAATTGCGCATTGAATtagtggaaaatgaaaacgaagATGTGTTAGGCCATGTGACAGATGATTCATTAGATGATACGTTAGACGATACGTTAGATGATGCGACAGGCGGGAAGGACAGAGATGGTTTCCCCCCGTGGGAGCAGAGTGCGCGAGACGCTCGCCACGCTAATAATACAGGGTCATCCAAGCAACAAATGGACGAGCAAGCACAGCGTAGAAACAAATGGAACTCCAAAAAGGTGAATGAAAAGGTAGAAATAATTaacgaaaaaggaatgatTACAAAACAAGGACATGCAATTCTTAGtaacatgcacatgtatgaTGTGGTCCGTTTGGTTCAGAAAATGCAAGAGTTAGTTAGACTCTCCCCTCAAACGGCCATTAAAATTCTCAGTAATAATAAAACCCTAAGCTACTCTCTCATCCATGCTCTGTTCCTTTTGGGGATTCTAAACGTAGAGATTAATCCCCTTAGCGACGAGGACATCACCCGGATGAAGTTCCACGCCCTTAAGAGTAAGTTCCAGTTTTTATGTGTGAATAGCGAAGTGGATGCTGACGCGGACGCTGATGGGGGTGGGAATGTAGGTTCGAATGTGGGTGCAGATCCTCTGCTTGGACAACACTATCACAGGGGGAGTATCGGTTCGCATGACGCCGATGGGGTTGCATCCGACTGGCGTGATGTTGAGAGACGTGGCTCCGATCTAGGGGAGGTGAGTGAGGCGGGAAATCCACCATGGGGAGTTCAAAATTACAGCTACGAGGAGAATGGTAGGAGGCAAGTATAcgaaaggggaggaagagtgaatgcaataaaaatggagaccACCTCAGCATTGAAGCATATACGAGGAAAGAGCCAACCGGTAGGTAACAGGAAAAATGCACCAAGGGGGTTGTATAGTACAAATCAGGGTTCCGCTTATGGGGGAAATAATAATAGCTATAACTCTCTTAGCCATGTAGATGTGCCGTCTGATGAAGGTCAGAGTGGGTACCCCGTCGACAGGGATTCTGCTTTTGGAGAAATGGAGAGAGAATCAGTGAAGGGGGAGGGACAAATGGGTCGATCGAATTTGTATGGAACGGTTGGAAGTGCCTACCACTCGCGGCATCAATTACCCTTACTCACCCTCTCCATGAACAACAGACGGGGAAATACCGGCGGATACCCCCTCCAAGGAAGTTACGCCAACAAGCACATAATCAAGGGGGGAAAACTGAAGAGCAAAAATAAGCAGAACAGTAAGCAGAACAGTAAGCAGAACAGTAAGCAGAACATTAAGCAGAACAGTAAGCAGAAGAATAAGCAGAAGAACAAAGCAAGAAACTCTACGAACATGATGCCCCTTGGCAACAAAGGGATAAGTGGTGGTAATGTATTTTCCGTTGGAGGTAATAGACCCCTCGACTATGATAATAATAGTATGCAGGGGAACCCCAACCCGTATGATTACGGAGGGGAGCTTCCCAGTGGAAGGAACTCGGGGTTGTATGGAATGCGTGGCCATGTTGATACGAAGACGGACAAGGAGAGTTATTATGGTAATTATTACGCGAGCGATGATGTTGCAGGTAAGCATGGGGGAGGGCCCGACCCCTTGGATACACAGATCAGTTACAGTGGAGAAGTGAGCAATGTGCGCATGAAGAGTTATGAGGGAAACTCCCAACGAAAAATCAACCGCCCAGAGGGATACTCAGCCAACAGAAGGAATGATAGTATAAGTAACCGGGAAGGAAATGATGGCACATACCAAAGTGACCGCAGCGCTTTGGGTGCAGTGGATATGAGAAAGAACCAAGGAGGCAACCTTACTAGGGACGAACCCATCGGAGGACAATCTACTACCTCTTCACAATACAGGAGGGGTATTCCCAGAATAGGTCATAGCCAGGTCGACAGTGAGACGGCCCGGAAACATAGCTACATGAGTGATCAGCAAGGAGAAAGTGCAGCTGAAGACAAACACCTCGAATTCGGGAAAAGGTTAatccaaaaaattaacactACAAATATACAACGGAGAGGAATAAAACTGATCGATAGGAACAGAGCAAGTGAAAAAACGAACGAAGAGAATAACGTTATTAAGGTAAAGAATGTAGACCTATATAATAAAGTGGAAAAGACGCACGAAAATGTCTTAAGCAATAGCTTGAAGATTTTATTGAAGAAAGTAAACCTGAGCTTGAAGGATATTCCATATGCTGAGGATgacttggtaaaggaggttATTAATGAAAAGCCCATTTTGGAGAACCTTCTTATTAGTAAATACTCAGACATGGCCAACTGGAACCCGGACCAGATATTACGAGTCCTATCCATTCGGAAGTCGCTGAAGAGACGGGGATACAATGTCAACGGGGTCATCTGA